Proteins from a genomic interval of Quercus robur chromosome 9, dhQueRobu3.1, whole genome shotgun sequence:
- the LOC126698622 gene encoding uncharacterized protein LOC126698622 has product MEDEAEIYDGVRAQFPLSFGKQSKPQTSLEAIHSTTRRSSTTPATATATATTNKTDELPSLSSSSKDWLSSLRNPNSNSSTNEDEADLIGPPRPPPDDEDEDVGPIVGPPRPSAAQLESIDEEEEEEEMVGPPRPPPGMSFGDSEDEEEEIENQFRIPLSNEIVLKGHTKVVSALAVDPSGSRVLSGSYDYTVRMYDFQGMNSRLASFRQLEPSEGHQVRNLSWSPTADRFLCVTGSAQAKIYDRDGLTLGEFVKGDMYIRDLKNTKGHITGLTCGEWHPKAKETILTSSEDGSLRIWDVNDFKSQKQVIKPKLARPGRVPVTTCTWDCEGKCIAGGIGDGSIQIWNLKPGWGSRPDIHVEKSHSDDITGLKFSSDGRILLSRSFDGSLKVWDLRQIKQPLKVFEDLPNHYAQTNIAISPDEQLFLTGTSVERESTTGGLLCFYDRARLELVSRVGISPTCSVVQCAWHPKLNQIFATAGDKSQGGTHLLYDPTISERGALVCVARAPRKKSIDDFEAKPMIHNPHALPLFRDQPSRKRQREKELKDPMKSHKPELPVTGPGFGGRVGTSAGSLLTQYLLKQGGMIKETWMDEDPREAILKYADAAAKDPKFIAPAYAQTQPEPVFAKSDSDDEEKEK; this is encoded by the exons ATGGAGGACGAGGCTGAGATTTACGACGGAGTCCGAGCCCAATTCCCTCTTTCATTCGGCAAGCAATCAAAGCCCCAAACCTCTCTCGAAGCCATCCACAGCACCACTCGTCGCTCCTCCACCACCcccgccaccgccaccgccaccgccaccacaAACAAGACCGATGAGCTgccttctctttcttcctcttccaaAGACTGGCTCTCGTCGCTCCGAAACCCTAACTCTAACTCTTCTACCAATGAAGACGAAGCCGATTTGATTGGCCCTCCTAGACCGCCTCCCGATGACGAGGACGAAGATGTTGGGCCGATCGTTGGGCCACCGAGGCCGTCTGCGGCCCAATTGGAGTCTAttgatgaggaggaggaggaggaagagatgGTTGGGCCGCCGAGACCGCCGCCTGGAATGAGTTTCGGCGATTCAgaggacgaagaagaagaaattgagaatCAGTTTCGAATTCCACTTAGTAATGAGATTGTTCTCAAAGGCCACACcaag GTTGTTTCAGCTCTTGCTGTTGATCCCTCTGGGTCTAGGGTTCTTTCCGGCAGTTATGACTATACAGTACGTATGTATGACTTTCAAGGGATGAATTCTCGTTTGGCATCATTTAGACAGCTGGAACCATCCGAAGGTCATCAAGTTCGTAATCTAAGCTGGAGTCCAACAGCAGACCGTTTCTTGTGTGTGACTGGCTCAGCTCAAGCTAAG ATTTATGACCGTGATGGACTTACGCTAGGTGAGTTTGTTAAGGGAGATATGTATATTCGTGACCTGAAGAATACCAAGGGCCACATAACTGGATTGACTTGCGGAGAGTGGCACCCTAAAGCTAAAGAGACAATTTTAACATCGTCAGAGGATGGTTCATTGCGAATATGGGATGTAAATGACTTCAAAAGTCAGAAGcag GTCATCAAACCAAAGCTTGCAAGACCTGGGAGGGTTCCAGTTACCACGTGCACCTGGGATTGTGAAGGAAAATGCATTGCTGGTGGCATAGGAGATGGTTCAATACAG ATATGGAACCTTAAGCCTGGATGGGGAAGCAGGCCAGACATACATGTTGAAAAAAGTCATTCAGATGATATTACTGGACTTAAGTTCTCAAGCGACGGACGAATTTTACTTTCAAGAAGCTTTGATGGTTCACTGAAG GTTTGGGATTTGCGCCAAATAAAACAGCCACTTAAGGTGTTTGAGGATCTCCCAAACCACTATGCTCAAACTAATATTGCAATCAGTCCGGATGAGCAATTATTTTTAACTGGAACATCAGTTGAAAGGGAAAGCACAACTGGAGGTTTGCTATGCTTTTATGATCGAGCCAGACTTGAACTTGTTTCCAGAGTTGGGATATCCCCAACTTGTAGTGTTGTGCAATGTGCTTGGCACCCAAAGCTCAATCAG ATCTTTGCAACAGCTGGAGATAAAAGCCAAGGAGGAACTCACCTATTATATGATCCAACCATCAGTGAGAGAGGGGCTCTTGTTTGTGTTGCACGTGCCCCAAGGAAGAAGTCTATTGATGATTTTGAGGCAAAACCTATGATTCACAATCCTCATGCTCTTCCTTTATTTAGAGATCAGCCAAGTCGCAAGCGTCAGCgagagaaagaattgaaggACCCAATGAAGTCCCACAAGCCTGAACTCCCAGTAACAGGACCAGGCTTTGGTGGAAGAGTTGGCACTAGTGCAGGCAGCTTATTAACCCAATATCTTCTTAAG CAAGGGGGTATGATCAAGGAGACATGGATGGATGAAGATCCAAGAGAAGCTATATTGAAGTATGCTGATGCTGCTGCAAAAGATCCAAAGTTCATTGCTCCAGCATATGCACAAACCCAGCCTGAACCTGTTTTTGCAAAGTCagattctgatgatgaagagaaagagaaatga